The following is a genomic window from Mya arenaria isolate MELC-2E11 chromosome 4, ASM2691426v1.
ggagtaaccggagaaaacccacttctccggcttggtgaccactaacctaactcacatgcgcccaggctgggaatcgtacccgggtcgccttggtgagaagttAGTGCGCTAatcactgcgctaaccggacaaccaaataCCAATTAgggacctttcaccaaacaatggacgctaacgagcgaaagagtatcgaccgttacgagaattgatttcttaatgggcgtattttaattatttttgcaatgattatcacaattgattggttgatattttaaatcaagaattatgaatattaatgaggtaaacaacaattacacagtacgaaaaactatcatttgaaaaagataATTTGTCGAGTAAACAACTAAaaaactgaacttcgtattgaatttcggtcaattttttatgtatgctattaattttcgttctttgaaattctgattgttgttcatttctgcagtgcatacttgtataaaatgaaacgaataaaacaaattaaaagcctgaaacaacatttgttttctttttatatcattttttgttaaaatacgtaatgaaagtttactttaaaggtaaaaatgaccaacgaccaacgcacaatatacgccattaacgatacatgtatacacaatcttgtctccgcgaacacatattcaatttttccgagtaatcgagtacccgagtactcgatcggacgatcgtccgagtactcgagtattaattttactactcgttgacATCCCTACTAagaactgaaatacatgtacctgtGAGAGGCCACAGAGCACTTGTTTTCTACTCCTTGAGGAAGTCGTGGTAATGGTACTGGTCCCCACAGCTGTTCTACCTGTTCTGGCATTACACAGTCTCCATAGTCCCCAATAACCAGCCACATGTCACAGGAACCAAGCTtcttcaaggtcaatgtcaaatCCATGGTTATGGTCAAATCTGTGTCAAGGTCAAGGACCACTTTCTCAGTGATAGACTGATTGCATGAATCAAACTTCTTGGTCATTTTATCAAACTCTATTTTGGCTTCTCCTTGGCAAGATTCTGAAGCTTTGAAGCAGAAGAATGACTGTGGCTGACATAGCTGAACATGAAGGTTGTCAGAGTCCATACAATTAGAAAATTTTGTGAAAGATCCCAACCTTTCAAACTCAAAGCCAGGTCCTTTGACGGTCATCAACTTCTCAGACATATCTACCACTTCTTTTTGACCATTACGATCAGATAGTAACAGCTCTTTCTTGTCAAGGaagaaaagtttaaattttCCAAGGTTGCTGCTTCTCTCACCTGAAACTTCTAATTTATCAACTTGAACATGAACTTGTTTCAAAAGCAACCTGAAGTTGTCCTGTTTGTCAATTGTATTCAGTTTTCCTACTGGGGGATCACCTCTATACATGGCCCCATAAGCCggaaaatgttcatcatattCTGTCTTCCAAAGTTGACGGGTGATGGCATATGAATTGTTCAACCTAGAACCTTCATTGCGATCATTAACAGAGTCGTCATGATTTAAAATAGCACCTAGTATGGATTCTGTTACAGTTTTATAGCAGAGGGGATGATTCATATGAGAGTGCCATATCAGGTCCATGTCATAACATGGCACAAGGAATGTATCTGGGTTTTTCCTCTTTAGGAAAAGGTACTTCTTGTACCTTGTGACACTTTTTTCAAGAAACAAATTATCCAGATAATGAGGTAGAGAAACTTGGTATTGGAAGACTTTCTGACGGCTTGCAGCGGCAATGAGATCATAGGACAGCTCATGAGAGATTGACCTTGGATCTTGATCTTCATGATGATCGCAGTTTTCAAGGTCAACATCAAATGGTTGGTCCAGGTAAGCATATTTCCATAACTGTTCTGTGGCAATGAGAGCCTGCTGGTATGTGAATGTGTCTAGGATGGTGTGGTCAGGTACATGTTGGTATCCATGGAGACAGTCCTGCAGGTATGCAACCGGAGATAACATGTGACAATGCCACACCCACTCGACATCAAGTGGTGCTGACAACACCTACAACAGGCAGAATAAAGAAGTTTTTTCCTTAAATTCTACAACATTGTGATTTACCTCTGAGACAAAACTGCTTCTTttacacattatgacataaattatttaaatacacataataTTTTCTTCTGACTGCATATTGAATCTGAAACTGAAATGATCCTACTttgcattaaatacatgtacattgctttttaaaaatattcaaaaacagcTTACAAATGCACATTGTATTGTGAATGGTTTAGTGCTACCTTATCCTTGTGTTGTGCAGCAAGAGGCAGCCATAGGTGTGTGTATCTCCAGATGGCACGCTCCAGCACGGGACCCCCGTACAGGCCGGGGTACTGCAATAGCAAAACAGTTACTGTTgaaagtattattttaattcaataatatttaattgcatGAATGTTATCACAATGAAATAATCAATACAACATAAACAGGTTTATATACTATTTGAAACAAGTGATCGAATATCAAACAAGCAAGGCAACGACTTATGCCAACAACAGTCACAGCCCTCTCtcaataacataaaaattatttttttcaaaatcagtacacCTCACGAAAGTGTTGGGATGGGCGTTTACTTTTTCACCATTGATAAAACTACTATTAGATATAAAAGTACAACTAATGTAATAGTCAACTTaaattttttgttgaaattatgaCTATTTTTCAAGCTAACACACTGAAACTAAAATAAAGCAGTAGGATTTCACTGGGCAGTAATAAAGCCCTGCCTTGTTGACATTGTTGAGGAAGCTGACATGATTTTGTGCAGCAGTAACCAGATCTATGCCCACATCTATCTCAGATGGTCCGGAGATTTCCATCATCCAATCAGCACCCTCCTCCTGATTTCAGGCAGTTACTTaaaaaatcaattgtattttaaataataataataataataataataataataataatcgaCGTGAGcaaaatatttctgtaaaaatctGAGATTCCTGCGGCAGCTTCTGAAATGAAGTACAGTTTTTAAGTTTCACAACACAAAAGCTGATGTGTAATACTTCTTACAAAGATAAATTCAgttttttcaagtttaaaaataatacatttatataaaaaatgcagTATCAATTAATTGATTAGTGTAAAATTAAATCTTTAACTcattttgtcaaacatttgCAGTTAGTTTGGGACACAATGGCAGTGTATAAGTGGAGATTATGATCAAATAAAGACTCATAAGAAATGTAGTAATGAAAGAAAGAAACATACTCGTATAAATATCCAAAGtaaggtatatatataaaagtaacgaaaataatgatacataaaaaattgagaaaaaatacGCATACCGTGGATAATTCTTGAGTCGTGTAAAGACAAGAACCGTAATTGTCACTTAACCATGCATAGATAATTTTGAACAACTATTCAAGAAAGCACTAAGTCAAAGGTTTGAATCTTCGATGACCCCTCAAGCCTTTAGAAACTTGACTACCACTAACTGTTGTCAGCAAAGCATTTGCATGTATAATGATGGGGTTTACCATGCTTTAGTATTAATAGTAAATACTTGTTAACCTATGTAAGAAACTTGTTTGAAGTTTGAAGCTTTTATACTAAAAACACCATGTGGATCATATGTGTGTTTGTCATTATAGacctttaagtaaataataaacatagttttttataattgttttgtttttaaattggaaaaacaactgcagaacAAAGTAAAACAGAAACTTATTAAGGATTGATCccattttttcttgcgtttatgctgtgtGAAGGCAGTACGGCACGTGAGCAAATTCCATGAGTCGCCCTAGCACTTCTTGGTCATTTGCTTCCTGCTGTACTGCGTTCATAAGAtataaacacaagaaaaaaatgtgatcaatacttatatttgagtttttgttttatataaaagaatagctgattttttttacatcgtacatcattggttaaatgatgtCGCACTTATCCAATTggagcgcaatattgaaataaacaatgacgtcagTATACCTTGCATGTTGTACaatataaatgtcaagttttatctacACAAAGGACTAGACgattgtaaatatttcaagAGATAAATTGTATATTGAGCTGATTGGTTAACAAAATTAACAACGGTAATAACATCATCAtggttaactttcaaatctttactgccCTGGGAGTTTAATGGAAACTCTTTCGTCAGGATAAGGAAGTATTTTGAACCCCATGTAATCATGACCCCTGGtcataagtaaaaaaaaaatgactccTCTCTGTATAATATTGTTCCCCCACCCCCCCTATAAAATAATTACTACCCACAATCATGGACCTGTtcatgttataattataatgttgcTACCCctaatactactactattgttgctgctgttgtagAAGATTCATACAGTGTATTACAAAATTATGACCATACTTAgtcatttttctttaatgaattataataataacaatgtgggtattgtttttttatactggGTTGAAATTCTTCCTATGGAAGTATTTTGACTCCAATAGAATCCCAAAACCTCTGTCGTTATTCACTTGAGCCAGTAATAATTAATCTTACTTCCAGTTATTCTTTAGAAAAGTGACCCCTGGTCAAAATATAGTCTCCAGCGCCATGATATTATTACTCCTTTACACAAGTAaaatgcatacatgccatatcccccggcggggggaaaaatcccccagaatttcgatccatcccccggtctctctctttttttcttttttttaaattttacatcaggcaataatgacaaagtgaaaccacagtatgtgagtgaaactctccaaaagcaaacttttacaacaagtgatcaattaatttgtagtaattatcaaaggcaaagaaatattactcttttggaaggaagaaattaataatatttattctattcccttattgtctgaaagtcatcaaagctgatagaattaagcacaatttttttaaagactttggaggaaggtaaatttcatttaattgtctcgaaaacatatttttccaatgacatattttgttctgcaagtgcattacagtatgacatgacagtgtatcataaaaatatgataaatcatg
Proteins encoded in this region:
- the LOC128230952 gene encoding uncharacterized protein LOC128230952; translated protein: MMEISGPSEIDVGIDLVTAAQNHVSFLNNVNKYPGLYGGPVLERAIWRYTHLWLPLAAQHKDKVLSAPLDVEWVWHCHMLSPVAYLQDCLHGYQHVPDHTILDTFTYQQALIATEQLWKYAYLDQPFDVDLENCDHHEDQDPRSISHELSYDLIAAASRQKVFQYQVSLPHYLDNLFLEKSVTRYKKYLFLKRKNPDTFLVPCYDMDLIWHSHMNHPLCYKTVTESILGAILNHDDSVNDRNEGSRLNNSYAITRQLWKTEYDEHFPAYGAMYRGDPPVGKLNTIDKQDNFRLLLKQVHVQVDKLEVSGERSSNLGKFKLFFLDKKELLLSDRNGQKEVVDMSEKLMTVKGPGFEFERLGSFTKFSNCMDSDNLHVQLCQPQSFFCFKASESCQGEAKIEFDKMTKKFDSCNQSITEKVVLDLDTDLTITMDLTLTLKKLGSCDMWLVIGDYGDCVMPEQVEQLWGPVPLPRLPQGVENKCSVASHRLKTHEGQTEFTCRIIHSLPLMMSSVQVFHHDKMVAVAHVIGSDQIPKPTEVGDGSKCVTLEPKNGERAMIIKNATGDWGILIGRWDGYKIGMPAVRGTRAKPGRPGSQGRPGYLTLLLYKVASRKWELLSLEDPYLTEEFRFDIADAHVDFKIGKVSVRGDRNELAEHLALTFAVSLLHVFLQPRPASWEPGQSLEPSADRRGVRRIKYVKAEKLAFVLAAGLLIATPSNHFFRKKLLGHSSESGGGRFGYGAVLGHDESCKHDNDNQESGNAETSVFGNLGEDGTSPNDIATQLLGGSEQDQGGNNTILDVLYGAEENTNAENDNFSSKFFDNHNDNDMYNEDFNTFLGDVDMNTNTDGGDNSGGGTAWSFGYEDGDGGGCGGCGAGCGGGGLFGGGDGGGGGGGDSGFGGGGFNGGAFDSGGDGGGDGGGGQGWMDGFSSMDMGGGDSSGGGWGDGGGGGDGGGGDGGGCGGCGGCGG